A window from Toxoplasma gondii ME49 chromosome IX, whole genome shotgun sequence encodes these proteins:
- a CDS encoding hypothetical protein (encoded by transcript TGME49_291580) — MRRRMCVGSGLPVESQRREEQQRRERGEKGSEGREKNAKKAQRQREPREKLASAERNRGSTAGCPGVKTRTCAKRFAGDPRRIRTAPHVQSPGNEQDSTTWQLDPHGGARCTEHGVHQNMTQLRFIRSASPILQRLAQEKQRVRKSDTVPSRSRQRGRLVRFRAVELQRCRRRDTRKKKVTLSTWPSAERDRERGQRLKSERDA, encoded by the coding sequence ATGCGCCGTCGCATGTGCGTGGGAAGCGGCCTGCCAGTCGAGAGCCAACGGCgagaggagcagcagagacgcgagagaggcgaaaaaggaagcgagggaagggagaagaatgCGAAGAAAGCTCAGCGACAACGTGAGCCCCGAGAAAAACTCGCGTCTgccgagagaaaccgagggTCGACTGCTGGCTGCCCTGGTGTCAAAACGCGTACATGCGCGAAACGTTTCGCGGGCGATCCTCGTCGAATCCGCACAGCCCCCCATGTTCAGTCCCCAGGAAACGAACAGGACTCGACCACTTGGCAGCTCGATCCTCACGGAGGCGCCAGATGCACAGAGCACGGTGTACACCAAAATATGACGCAGCTGCGATTCATCCGGTCGGCTTCTCCCATTCTTCAGCGCCTCGCCCAAGAAAAACAACGCGTCCGGAAGAGTGACacagttccttctcgctctcgacaGAGGGGCAGACTAGTCCGTTTCCGGGCGGTCGAGCTCCAGCGCTGCCGACGACGAGACAcccgaaagaaaaaagtAACGCTGTCCACATGGccatctgcagagagagatagagagagaggacaacgATTGAAgtccgagagagacgcttAG
- a CDS encoding hypothetical protein (encoded by transcript TGME49_291590) translates to MADRGGSSAASPALSPAVEELVSLNLDDLSRFWKSLEKECLDTQRRCKRVDSQDLLLQFLHQIPPSSVSVPDEGASQAPLPPLLAATAATQATCSAEKETNKEPGAHSPEKEIPDSKENDASSLHWVPGWLPLLQEAMGNTASSASSPSSASSPSSAPCRIEEASAALAAQHYQLAFSTVMVRDASWLHSAIEMIAEASSLLPEGVLGEAFEEDRCSRAAPSDAQLSPTSRPEVSPKSRSNKVGQRNAGMEEEATEEEKLEALGRVVEANCLALMDDYFVNHFEARLKAENASCRLPPVSLESSRATPASAPASSPSVVVKTGLSTLSASKAKRLYRAAAHLYLLGSLCSSEHCVPISRSLFANGALLRALPPLLLLCAKKGGFLAAAVARALLHLAATGCGAATEEKKEQPETEEEKEEEEKEKEEKEKEEEKGCEEEMTEKSEETRDERSRTISEGHEERGRKSDASRKDLVELFGDTIITFLHLCLREQAVDPRGINALGFFFLAPAVPLVLQTKKLRDRIMANGEKGDRHKQLLGCYLEVLLKALTDPQFRLLATGNLQLARHVCEVILELSASPAGCALLQSNKLGWFLLWRTAKELWKTAWNKGEHAAWELIMTKSIRGSEVVAREEIGALCMWGTSSSEGGCAYCLRSDNTVRFLRLCQSPLAADAPLSPEAQAEAQQLKQLQEEMQRELEATEKSGSARRRRPPKAQKGAEDELDAARELRLALSPHLQRAQKELRKRRAARQRAADAREQSREEAAAENQERSLRPDRQDAVAVIWQRSCAYLRERHREKEDASGAKKVEAAATERDEEAKDASEEQESESKERKAAKEKETSLELSPSLLCALACIGVHTHWLCRAVQLGCASGGEATGDGERLRSQAKHGKRGRDSRFKAGQRKHRAKEQLKNAKVEAQTKETRAETDEKEAAPAPDVCRPEETVETLTPPQEETENDQPPESSVPSPASVSSLPTASSPAVASPTVSAPAEAASDASPEAVDACTETGLASACTAGLAAEAKLAFSACPACGFVAYCSEECRIKDLPLHLFICAGRH, encoded by the exons ATGGCGGACCGCGGCGGGTCttccgccgcctctcctgctctctcgcctgcggTCGAGGAGCTGGTTTCCCTGAACCTCGACGACCTTTCGCGCTTCTGGAAGAGCCTCGAAAAGGAGTGTCTCGACACGCAGAGAAGATGCAAACGCGTGGATTCCCAGGATCTGCTGCTCCAGTTCCTTCACCAAATTCcgccgtcttctgtctccgttccaGACGAAGGAGCAAGCCAAGCCcccctgccgcctctcctcgctgcgaCCGCCGCGACGCAGGCGACctgctctgcagagaaagagacaaacaaaGAGCCAGGCGCACACTCACCCGAAAAGGAGATTCCAGACTCCAAGGAAAACgacgcctcctctctccactggGTTCCTGGCTGGCTTCCCCTCCTCCAAGAGGCGATGGGAAAcaccgcttcttctgcgtcttctccttcttctgcttcttctccttcgtcagCGCCATGTCGTATCGAGGAGGCTTCGGCCGCGCTTGCGGCGCAGCACTATCAACTGGCGTTTTCGACTGTGATGGTCCGCGACGCTTCGTGGCTTCACTCTGCAATTGAGATGATTGCAGAAGCTTCCTCCCTACTGCCAGAGGGCGTCCTCGGCGAGGCGTTTGAGGAAGACCGGTGCTCAAGAGCCGCGCCTTCCGACGCCCAACTCTCTCCGACGTCGCGGCCCGAGGTTTCTCCGAAGTCGCGGAGCAACAAGGTAGGGCAACGGAACGCCGggatggaagaagaggcgacggaagaagagaaactcgaggctCTCGGCCGAGTTGTCGAAGCAAATTGTCTGGCCTTGATGGACGACTACTTCGTCAACCACTTTGAAGCTCGGCTGAAAG CTGAAAATGCTTCCTGTCGacttcctcctgtctctctcgagtcctCTCGAGCGACTCCGGCCTCGGCacccgcttcttctccctcagtCGTGGTGAAGACAGGACTCTCTACGCTGTCCGCGAGCAAGGCGAAGCGCTTGTACCGAGCCGCTGCTCACTTGTACCTCCTCGGAAGTCTCTGCTCCTCCGAGCACTGCGTCCCGATTTCGCGTTCGCTCTTCGCCAACGGAGCCTTGCTCCGGGCACTGCCGccgctcctcctcctctgcgccAAGAAGGGtggcttcctcgccgccgcgGTCGCTCGCGCGCTCCTCCATTTGGCCGCCACAGGCTGCGGAGCGGcaacggaggagaagaaagagcagccggagacggaggaggagaaggaggaggaggaaaaggagaaggaggagaaggagaaggaggaggagaaggggtgcgaggaagagatgacggagaagagcgaagagacaagagatgAGAGAAGTCGCACGATCTCGGAGGGACATGAGGAGCGGGGGCGGAAGAGTGATGCGAGTCGGAAGGATCTGGTGGAGCTGTTTGGAGACACAATCATCACTTTTCTGCATCTGTGTCTGCGAGAGCAAGCCGTCGACCCGCGAGGAATCAATGCACtgggcttcttcttcctcgcgcccGCGGTGCCCTTGGTTttacagacgaagaaactcagagacagaatcatggcaaacggagagaaaggcgacagacaTAAACAGCTGCTCGGCTGCTACCTTGAAGTTCTCCTCAAA GCCCTGACAGATCCGCAGTTTCGGCTTTTGGCGACCGGCAATTTGCAGCTAGCGCGTCATGTCTGCGAAGTGATCTTGGaactctctgcgtctccggcAGGCTGCGCGCTCTTGCAGAGCAACAAATTGGGGTGGTTTCTCCTGTGGCGTACTGCCAAGGAACTCTGGAAAACTGCGTGGAACAAAG GCGAACATGCGGCTTGGGAGTTGATCATGACGAAAAGCATTCGCGGGAGCGAAGTCGttgcgcgagaagaaatcgGAGCCCTCTGCATGTGGGGCACCAGCAGCTCCGAAGGAG GCTGTGCGTACTGTCTCCGGTCGGACAACACAGTTCGTTTTCTGCGGCTCTGCCAGTCGCCACTCGCGGCAGAcgcgcctctgtcgcctgaAGCGCAGGCCGAAGCGCAGCAActgaagcagctgcaggaaGAGATGCAGCGCGAGTTGGAAGCGAccgagaagagcggcagTGCGCGACGCAGGCGGCCGCCGAAGGCCCAGAAAGGCGCGGAGGACGAGCTGGACGCTGCGCGCGAACTACGCCTGGCGCTGTCGCCGCATCTCCAGCGAGCCCAGAAGGAACTGCGTAAGAGACGGGCAGCGCGACAGAGGGCAGCGGACGCGCGAGAGCAGAgtcgcgaagaagccgcagcTGAAAACCAAGAGCGCTCCCTTCGGCCAGACCGGCAGGACGCAGTCGCCGTCATTTGGCAACGGTCGTGTGCCTACCTGCGGGAgcgccacagagagaaagaggacgcgagcggagcgaagaaggtcgaagcggcagcgacagagagagacgaggaggcgaaggatgCGAGTGAGGagcaagagagcgagagcaaggagaggaaggctgcgaaggagaaagaaaccaGTCTCGAACTGTCGCCGTCGCTTCTGTGTGCGCTGGCATGCATTGGCGTCCACACCCACTGGCTGTGCCGCGCCGTCCAGCTCGGCTGCGCCAGCGGAGGTGAAGCGACGGGGGACGGGGAGCGTCTCCGTAGCCAGGCGAAGCACGGGAAgcgcggaagagacagccgatTCAAAGCTGGtcagaggaaacacagagcgAAGGAGCAACTCAAAAACGCAAAAGTCGAGGCACAGACAAAGGAAACTCGAGCGGAGacggacgagaaagaagcggcgCCTGCCCCAGATGTCTGTCGCCCTGAGGAGACTGTCGAAACTCTCACGCCTCctcaagaagaaacggaaaacgACCAACCCCCAGAATCCTCAGTCCCATCCCCGgcatctgtctcctccttgccaactgcctcctctcccgctgtcgcctctcccaCTGTTTCTGCGCCGGCAGAAGCGGCGTCGGATGCTTCCCCAGAGGccgtcgatgcatgcaccgaaACTGGGCTGGCTTCTGCGTGTACTGCGGGTCTCgccgcagaggcgaagcTCGCTTTCTCGGCATGTCCTGCATGCGGCTTCGTCGCGTACTGCTCCGAAGAGTGCCGCATCAAGGACCTgcctctccacctcttcATATGTGCGGGGAGGCATTGA
- a CDS encoding gamma interferon inducible lysosomal thiol reductase (GILT) protein (encoded by transcript TGME49_291600~Signal peptide predicted by SignalP 2.0 HMM (probability 0.977) with cleavage site probability 0.500 at residue 31~Predicted trans-membrane domain (TMHMM2.0):6-29) gives MADIRTCAEAFFAFFLAVSLPFCGSASGATAQNSVKVDILYESKCPFCFSWLKEELHPAVEHLGDDVLRKANIVFDPLPFGNAKEIPDGKGGFSFECQHGQSECYLNKVEACGLSIIGREQVKAWSEWLLCVEAASAFPPELRVSAPPVSSPLLGQHLLLLSRFSRQLRSTSAVPAPSAAAWVASLSPAQREEIADTLRASRQLARDTDAGTVNGGPSAGENEAEAEGQADERTEEGAKGDHELAERLKDSQYNWLLCPVPTDNMFRDILAILACAETAEGDKLVHAVAARTGAHDYVPWVRVNGEHSEAAENSLRCALCRAVDLSHVPEKMQEWCKQEEDACMQRSSNGRCFRADSVTLSLASEETRDARLRVRRQREA, from the exons ATGGCTGACATCCGGACTTGTGCGGAGGCgttttttgcttttttccttGCCGTTTCCCTGCCTTTTTGCGGATCCGCAAGCGGAGCCACAGCCCAGAATTCAGTGAAGGTCGACATCCTCTACGAATCG AAAtgtcctttctgcttctcgtggCTGAAGGAGGAACTGCACCCTGCTGTCGAGCACCTCGGCGATGATGTCCTCCGAAAAGCGAACATCGTTTTCGATCCCCTGCCCTTCGGCAACGCGAAGGAAATCCCTGATGGAAAAGGAGGTTTTTCCTTCGAGTGTCAG CATGGACAGTCGGAGTGCTACTTGAACAAAGTGGAG GCTTGCGGCCTGAGCATCATCGGCCGCGAACAAGTGAAGGc ATGGTCGGAATGGCTCTTGTGCGTGGAGGCGGcgtctgcctttcctccGGAGCTTCGCGTTTCCGCGCCCCCGGTTTCCTCGCCGCTTCTGGGGCAAcatcttctgcttctctctcgcttttcgcgCCAACTTCGCTCGACGTCCGCTGTGCCTGCACCCTCCGCAGCGGCCTGGGTGGCCTCGCTCTCCCCTGCTCAGCGCGAGGAAATTGCAGATACTCTCCGGGCGTCTCGACAGCTTGCGCGAGACACCGACGCAGGTACGGTGAACGGCGGCCCAAGCGCCGGCgagaacgaagcagaagcagaaggccaAGCAGACGaacggacagaagaaggagcgaaaGGAGATCACGAACTTGCTGAGCGTTTGAAGGACAGTCAATACAACTGGCTGCTGTGTCCGGTCCCTACGGACAACATGTTTAGAGACATCCTCGCGATTCTGGCCTGCGCCGAGACGGCAGAG GGGGACAAGttggtgcatgcagtggctGCTCGCACCGGCGCCCACGACTACGTTCCATGGGTCCGAGTCAATGGAGAGCATTCG gaggcggcagagaacTCGCTGAGATGCGCACTGTGCCGCGCTGTAGATCTCTCACACGTTCCGGAGAAAATGCAGGAGTGGTGcaagcaagaagaagacgcctgcatgcaacgcagCAGCAACGGCCGTTGCTTCCGAGCAGACTCCGTCACgctttctcttgcctctgaggagacgcgcgacgcCAGGCTGCGGGTCAGGCGACAGCGGGAGGCGTAG